The genomic window CATGAAAATGTTATTGTTATTGGTCATCCTCAAACCCACTCCTTTATTGCAAATGAAGGGGAAGTGTCTGAAGAAGTAGGAGATTACCAACGATTGTCGATTACAAACGATGTGTATCCTGGACACAGCGGCTCGCCAGTCCTTTCTCAAGAAGGAGAAGTCATTGGCATTATATATGCCCGCTCGCTAGAGGAGAGAACCCGTGGAGAGGGACTTGCTGTTCCAATCCAACAAGTCCAAGCGTTCCTTTATCATTGAAATGTAACGTCAGTTCCTTTATTTTCAGCAATGTCTTTTGCGCGTTGAACAGCTTCTTTTTTCGTCTTATACACGTGGCTAGGTTTTTGTGCACCTTCCGCTTGAACGGCCCAGCCATCGTCTCTTTTTTTAACAAGCTGATTGCGTTCATTTAACGTTGGAGAGGATTGTTTTTCCCTGTTTTTTGATGGTTTCATTTGACCATGTTTGTAAAACTGATCAACATCCTCCTTAGGTGTATCCTCGTACCAGCTTTTTGCCTGCGAAATCGCAATTGGAATCGCATCTTTTTCTTCATAACCGTCATCTAGCATGGCATTCCCAATTTCGATCGCTTTTTTCTTTATTGGTGCTTTCAACTGTTTTAAAGCAGGTGGGTATTGTTTCATGTCCCAAGGCATCTTGCTTCACACTCCTTTTTAATGTTCATAGCCGAGGATGGATTAGGTAAAACAATTCTATCATTTTTTTCATTTAACATTAGTTGAAAGTCAACAGAATGTAGTTGCGAATAAAGTAGAAAAGGAGTGGCACAGGAGTGGATTTATTAAAAACGTCGTCAGCAAATGAAAGAGAGGAACGATTGCTGAAGCACATAAAACCGTTTAATAAAATAGGGGCACAACATGATCGAAAGCAAACGGTACCTATTGAAAACATACAAGTTTTGCGAGACTGCGGCTATGCTGCTTTAGCAGTGGAGAAGGAATTTGGTGGCTTGGAAGTACCGCTTTCGGAATGGCTTCGCCTACAAGAGCTTATCGCTAGAGAAGATGGTCCGACTGCTTTGAGCATTGGCTGGCATATGGGAACCATGTATCAAGAAGCGCAAGAGAAAAACTGGCCTAAAATCCATCGTCAGCACGTGCTTAAAGCTGTTGTAAACAATGGCCTTTTACTAAATACCGCAGCCACTGAAAAAGCTACAGGAAGTCCAACGAGAGGTGGCGTTTTTCAAACATCAGCTAAAAAAACGTCTGAAGGCTGGCTGATTAACGGAGAAAAAACGTTCTACACTCTTGCCGAACATCTTGATTATTACCTTGTGCTTGCGACAATTGAAGAAGATGGATCAACAGGCGTATTTCTAATAAAAAAAGGCACAGAGGGCGTAACGATCAACCCAACTTGGGATATGGTTGCAATGGGCTCAACAGGAAGTCATGACCTTGTATTGGATCAAGTCATATTACAAGAAGATGCGCTTTTAAAAGTCCAAGTACGAAAGGAACTGCCTCAAGCGTGGCTTTTGCACATTCCCGCATGTTACTTAGGAATTGGTTACGCAGCAATTCAAGAAGCCGCTACGTACGCCCGTAAGTATGCACCGAATAGTATAGGAAAACCGATTGCGACGATTCCGACTGTTCGCCAACGACTAGGCGAAGCGATGCTGCTTTATCAGCAAAGTCAAAGCATTCTCTATGGTGTTTCAAAACAATGGGATGAAGCATCTATAGACGAACGTAAAACAATGCATTTGTCGTTTATGATGACAAAGCATAGTGTTGTCCAACATGCAATTAACATGGTGGATCTTTCAATGAAAGTAGTGGGGGCACAAAGTCTAGCACATGCTTCACCTTTATCAAGGTATTATCGCAATGTTCGTGCTGGCTTACACAATCCACCAATGGACGATCAAACGGTTGAGTTTGCCGCAAAGACAGTATTAAACGAATAAAAGGAGAATTTAACATGTATGTGGTTCATTCTACTTTCAAAGCACCAGAGGATAAGGCAGAAGAAGTTATAGCTATCTATCGCAATCGTTCTAAAAAAGTTGATTCCGCCAATGGGTTTGTTTCCTTCCGTCTGTTACAGCATCATAAGCGACCGGGTGAGTTAACTGTAGAGCTACAATTTGAAACGAAAGAAGATTATCTTGAATGGGTACGGAGTCAAGAGTTTAAAGATATCCATGATTTGGAGAAGAAATACCCAGATCAAGAGCTAGCGAATATTGTACCAACAGTTCGCCAGTTCGAGGTGATTATCAATGAATGAACGCCTGCCTCATTATTATGAACCGATCGTCCAATCGATTGCTCAATCCATTTATCATGATTTTCCAAGCTTAGTTGAGCGATACGGCGAGAAGGGCTGGAAGCATACGATTGAAGACAATGAACACCATTTTCGCCATTTAGAAGCAGCGTATGCAATTCGTGATTCACAAGTGTTTGTTGATTATGCCATATGGTTAAATGGTATTTTAACGAAACACGGCATGACAACATATTTACTCATTGATAATTTTGAACGAATTCCAGCTGCCATTGAAAAACAACTTGGTCAAGATAAGGAACAACAGTTCACTCACTATATTTCAGCCGCCATTCAAGCCTTAAAAGCGACTGATGAATATGTGAAGAGAGAACGTGTTCCTTTCCGCGAAAAAAATAACGAATAGTAAGTCAGTAAGCAAAGCAATAAATGGGATCCATGACGAGTCTGTAAAAATAAGGTTGTTCTTTACAAAGAGCGTACTCATAAAGAGTATGCTTTTTTTGATTTTTAGCGATAGAATAGTTAGAAAAATTAAACATATAAAAGTT from Shouchella hunanensis includes these protein-coding regions:
- a CDS encoding DUF2188 domain-containing protein, coding for MPWDMKQYPPALKQLKAPIKKKAIEIGNAMLDDGYEEKDAIPIAISQAKSWYEDTPKEDVDQFYKHGQMKPSKNREKQSSPTLNERNQLVKKRDDGWAVQAEGAQKPSHVYKTKKEAVQRAKDIAENKGTDVTFQ
- a CDS encoding antibiotic biosynthesis monooxygenase family protein gives rise to the protein MYVVHSTFKAPEDKAEEVIAIYRNRSKKVDSANGFVSFRLLQHHKRPGELTVELQFETKEDYLEWVRSQEFKDIHDLEKKYPDQELANIVPTVRQFEVIINE
- a CDS encoding acyl-CoA dehydrogenase family protein produces the protein MDLLKTSSANEREERLLKHIKPFNKIGAQHDRKQTVPIENIQVLRDCGYAALAVEKEFGGLEVPLSEWLRLQELIAREDGPTALSIGWHMGTMYQEAQEKNWPKIHRQHVLKAVVNNGLLLNTAATEKATGSPTRGGVFQTSAKKTSEGWLINGEKTFYTLAEHLDYYLVLATIEEDGSTGVFLIKKGTEGVTINPTWDMVAMGSTGSHDLVLDQVILQEDALLKVQVRKELPQAWLLHIPACYLGIGYAAIQEAATYARKYAPNSIGKPIATIPTVRQRLGEAMLLYQQSQSILYGVSKQWDEASIDERKTMHLSFMMTKHSVVQHAINMVDLSMKVVGAQSLAHASPLSRYYRNVRAGLHNPPMDDQTVEFAAKTVLNE